GTGATATTTGATTGACACAGAAACTCATGTCTTGGCAAATTTGATTGTATCACATCTAGCATAACAGTGTTAGGAACAATATTAGAGTGCATTAAAAACATAACCGCTGCAGGGCCCAACTAGCTTTACCAGAAAGCCTAAGTTGAGGTAACATTGAGCGCTAAATGAAAACATTATAATACAAAAGATAAGATCAAGCCAACAGAGTGCAACATTGTGATCTAGAAGTAAAAACTCCATTTATTTCCttcatggatttattaataatagctTTTAACCTCTGAAGGCAGACCTGCTGTGAATTCAGAGGTTATTAATGCTTTGCTGAAATCAAGTATTTCAGCTGATGTTGTTTAACGTTTGCATTTGTAATGAAAAAGTATAATACTTACATAAACAATTGGAGAGCTGTGGTGATTAAACTGCACCAACAGCTTATTATCTCCCCCCCACTCCAATAAAGTAAATATCTAATTGGTGTTACTGTCAACATGTTTAAATGGAGCCTATATACagtgtaatattaattatatttatattttgaaaagcTATTtacatatagaaatctgataaatgaaaatatatgcaaattacttaTACGACACACACGtttatatttggatttcacatatatgaaatgtgttatatatatatttgtgtgtgtgtgtgtgtgtgtgtgtgtgtgtatacacatatacaacagtgtctggttcttgaatctgattggctgatagcatgCGATATTCCGCAAATAACAGCGCTGgaacagcctcttcacccttgtgtattactccgcccacatacagcaacaagcacagcacactctacagtttgacaaattttcctgctgttggacaacataatgtacttttgaggctttttagtcgagactagctgtttagattgcaactatgcagttttttttataggGATAGTGCCTATTTATTATTTCTGGTCATCAGCGAGACCAAAAAAAGTGATTGTTGACGTTCTGCCACaggatggcgacagagaccgcataataagtcccTAGAGGGAGAAAAACTCTGCTTTTTGTCAGCATGAGTTTGAAACTacagctaatcaaatcattataaatcaggtaagagacattctaagtcgatatctctcttttgtatgttgtagtgctgtatttataccatagtaatctggtagtgtttgcttcgCTGTAGgtttttctgggttaattattgcGATATTctgattgcaacaaagaaataaTGGGAAATCTCTgtggactgatggcatttcatcttaaaatgtgagcaaaaatgacctgttttgtcatcactttagacattacgctagagaatcatttaaagaCTAGATCTAAAGCAGAGATGCTCAAAGTAGAGTccatgggccaaagttggcccattgtaacctttaatttggctCACCATCCCCTGAGAATGGTGAAGAGGATTGGggagaatgcctttaacagagattgtcatttctaactTACCGTAacctttttttgtatgtttgtttttttactgagctgtaaaaaagcaaactgaaattacaagtttcaattaaatgtaaatgaatctcagtttttaaaatgtaaatactgtcactcaacAAATAAAGGACTAAATGCATTAGACATGGAcacgtttgtttttattttactgtaataagttcacaataaaatgtaaaaaaaaaaaaaaaaaaaaaaatatatatatatatatatatatatatatatatatatatataagttaataaaaagaaatgttttctagttatttttaaaaattattaaataatttcagCCTACTAGCCTCAATGAAGTTTGATTTTTGGCCTGTCATAAgaaaagtttgagcacccctgctctaaagggATGTTGGTAAAGTAGCAATGGTtgctgctgttctgatgtcagctgtaCAGTAGATGTAAATGAATGGATTCAGAGGGTGCATAAGGGCGGCTAACGACGCATAAAGCTTTACTGGGAAGTATGTGAAttccatttttttatattaatttcaatgtGCTGTCAATCACTTGCCTGTTAGAAAATATAGTTGGATTAAGGGGGTTGGGGGGAGAGCAAAACTTGAACCCTCATACCCTTCAGTAAGTGTGCAGTTGTGCCCCTGAGTGCGACATGCCTCCCACCTGTGCCGATAttcagccatattgcactgctactagtgtaatattgctcatatatatatatatatttatatatatatatatatatatatatttttttttttttttttttgaacatatTGCCAAAGATCTATATGGgttttaggggaaaaaaaaattatgaaaaaacacTTTCAGAACCAGCGCTGGTAAAAAAGTGTGGCGGCTCTATTGCACTCTATATTGATAGTGGTCCATTATTCAGGTCCATTAAGCTGCTGCTGCAGTGTTGCATTAGAATTACATTCATTTGCTTTGGACTCAAAAGCATGTGCTGACAACGCTCGACTGCAGTCAGAGGAAAACTGAAAAACACTGGCCCATATGGTGTCTCCTACAAACCACAGTCTCATCATGAAGCATCCACTCAGCTTCTACAGCGTGCTGTCAGTGGAGCTCTGCGTTTTCTCCTCAGCACTTGAACAGTTCAACAAAGGGCAATAAAGAGTCGTGCGACAACACGGAAGGACCAGACGCCTTGCCACCTCCTCCAAGACGTTCTTGAAAGTTCCTCTGAGCGCCGAAGACGAGAAGTAGAAGATGAACGGATCCAGGCATGCGTTAAATGTGCTCGTGAGTAAAGCGTAAACCCTCCAGTCTGGACTCTGCCTGTTGACATATCCAACCACATGCGAGATGTTGTAGGGCATGAAACAGATAATGAAGACCAAAAGTGTGCCCAGTGCCATCCCGATCGCTCTATAACGCTTCTTAGCATTGATGCTGGGCAGATTGGAGAGGATGTGGATGAATTTGATGTAGCAGAAGCAGCAGATGAGGAACGGCGTGCAGAAAAGCACTGCAAACAGCTCTAGTCGGACCGGAAGGAGGATCTGCAGCTGTTCAGGGCTGAATTCTTCATAGCAAGTGTCTCGCGTTGACGGATCGGTGAAGTTTGGGTTGGAATGATTGTGGTATTGCATGATGTAGACGATACTGCAGTGCGCCATTGacatgatccaaaacacaacaCTGGCGATCAACGCATTTCTGGGGTTGCGTTTGAGTTTGTATTTAATAGGAAAGGCCACACCGAGGTATCGCTCGACACTGATGGCCGTCAAGTGGAAGGTGCTGTTATAGATGGTGGAGTAGAAGATGAAACCCGACAGCGGGCAGAGGAAATATGGCAGTGTCCACTTCATGTTGGCCGCCTCCACCATGCGGAAGGGCAGGAAGAAGAGGAAGACCAGGTCAGAGATGGTCAAACTGAGTAGCAGCACGTCCATCGGGGTGGAGCGCTGCCGAACCTTCTGGAAGAACGTGTAGAAAGCCAAGATGTTTGCGGGAAGGCCTGTGACCAGCGTGAAGCCGTACACACCCAACACCAGGTTACTGAGATGCACCGTCCACGCCATTTTTCGCTAAGAGGCAAGTATGGAAACCTGTGGAAAAAAGAGAAAGATTTAATTATTGgacctaaatcctgtacacagcagatctcacaactcaattagtgcaattagagggatacaaagttagcattAGCTCTACTAAAAAGATCTGGATGTCATAGACAGCAattttacttttgaaaatcataaatcccacgtcacaaaaactgccttcttttatctgagaaatatcgctaagttatgacttatgctatccatctcagatgcagaaatgctagtccatgcttttatgacctctaggctggattactgtaatgctctgtttgctggctgcccagcattcTCTAGTAtgaaatgcagctgccagagttcttaccaggtctaaaaaatatgatcatatcccCCCAATTTCATCTTCCTTACACCGGCTGCCTGTTCAgttttgtgtagaattttaaaatattacttcttacctataaatctttaaataatcaagctcctgtttatctaaccaaccttctgtctcgctacaatccaactcgctctttaagatctcaaaactcagggcttctggtggtACCTAGAATAgtaaagtcgagtaaaggaggtcgagccttctcatttatggctcctgaactctggaatagccttcctgataatgtcctaggctcagacacactcttttAGTTCAAAACTAGAATAAAGACCAatctttttagcaaagcatacactcagtgcatcacttagcggtatgttacatgaatgtgctccacacaggtttttGCATTTTGTTAATCTACACTATGAATAGCAGCTCGGCtacttattctctttattctctatttccacctggggatactcatcctgaggccctcagagactatgcagcaccactgatgtgatccaagaccagcgacgagatgatcccaaatgaatgaatgaattttccattaaatgaatgaatgaataaaaataattaatattagagtgatttctgaaggatcatgtgactaaagactggagtaatgaagctgaaaattaatctttaaaatcactggaataaatggttaaattaaatgataaattaattttgaacagttattttatagtgcaacaacaTTTCACAATTCAACAATGTGTACTgtgtttttgctgaaataaacgcagctttggtgagcaggagaaacttattttaaaacatttaataatcacACTGACCCCGAACTTTGGCCCGGTAGTGTGTTTTTATGCACAATTTGGAATATCGCATGAAGTTGCATTATGCAAAGGCCaaactttgctttaaaaaaatgtgcataaaaacttTTTGTCTGATAAGAAAAATATGCATACTAATATAGAAACATGTTCATCAAACAACTtccatcacacacactcacacacacacacacacacacacacacacacaccaataaagTGATTTGTGGATAAAAAGATCATGTGGATATGGGTGCAATGGGATGCATTAATGGACAAAGCAGCGTTTCCAGCACAATATCTGAAATGTCATCCAAAAAATGGAAATCGAAATATCTGAAATGTCATCCAAACTCTGTCATCACATACTGTGGTTTAGTTTACTATACATACATAAAACCTGCTATGCACAGATATTAAGAATAGagaaaaatataaatgtgcaATGCAAGTCATCAAttttggtaatttaataaattaataattatatatatatatatatatatatatatatatatatatatatatatatatatatatatatatatatatatatatatataggttaatGGATTGGGAACATCATCCGAacgtttaacagattcaggaaattttcacattatgtctgataatatattttcttctagaaaaagtcttatttgctttatttcggctagagtaaaagcagtttaaaattttttttaagtaaatttaaggtcaaaattattagcccccttaagcaaattttttctcgatagactacaaaacaaaccattgttataccaacacaatctcacggcaattcgtaactttttgatttagtggctaattcgtatgaatttgtacgatctaattcatacaatttagtatgatttgctcatccaccaatgaaggttgggtttaggggtggggttaggtgctacGCCTCCTTTTGAAAATCgaacaatttcgtacgactgaactgaatatttatgttttctcgtgagatcaggctggttatacaatgaattgcctaattaccctaacctgactagttaacctaattaacctagttaagcctttaaatgtcactaagctgtaaagtatcttgaaaaatatctagtcaaatattatttactgtcatcatggcaaagataaaataaatcagttattagagatgagttattaaaattattatgattagaaatgtgctgaaacaatcttctctctgttaaacagaaaaaatggGGGGAAATTGAACAGGGGgctaattccgacttcaactgaatatatatatatatatatatatatatatatatatatatatatatatatatatatatatatatatatatatatatatatatatatatatatatatatacatacatatatatatatacatatttctatattatatatatatatatatacatatacatatatacatatttcctcaggaaaacatatttctgcagacagaatctccagatgcacagcctctgtcaccggacacgttctcattgtcacaatgttcaccactcttgggtttttcaaaaaagatggaggaactggtatatgctggaactaaactttcacactccattgccgcaagcccccagttaccaaccaaaaagcggcctgctccacaaccacctatgagcccacctggaagagccctcagatcacaccgccagggcccaaacaacaacgccccatcttcagctggtgaacacaagagctctctgtgatgtgtgtcggggacctgcttagataacagtgtctttatcaaatgttttcagaacaagcaggaacccagtgtgtctgtagctttctctaagcagatatgtgttgtgttaagtgacagaaaaccaaagacttcatcaggccgtttagcaaatcattcaaatctggtgtctattaaatgtagatctgagactactatagaaaaaacagctaaaactgttaagttagcgcttttaaacatcagatcgctcaacaataagtctcttttagtcaatgattttatcaacacaaattgccttgattttatgcttttaactgaaacttggctagatgacagttgtagtgcagcagttctgaatgaagcagctcctttaaactttgactttttgagtgtttgcagagctaataggagaggtggaggcatcgctgccctgtttaaagatgtgtatgaatgtaaacaagtgtcatttggtgactatctgtcttttgaatatctgagtatagcactaaaaggtgctccacgcatcttactaatcattatctacagacctccaaaatattctccagcttttattgaggattttacagagctgttatcaatagtaacctctgaatttgattattttagtattgctggggattttaatattcacattgataatccagaaatcaatgctgtaaaagaactgatgactgtttttaacacttttgatctgactcagcatgttcaaggacccacacaaaatcgtggacacactcttgatctacttataactaagggtttacacatttcatcaactgttgttaaggatgtggcactatctgatcatttctgtatcttttttgatatattgatcactccagctattaaagacagatctgtctctgtcagaaagagatgcataaatgagaacactagtgagcagtttatgaaggccatatcactagcaccaagtatatctgcagattctgttgattctctccttgatttgttcaattctaaaattgagaatgtcataaatgacatcgctcctgttaaagtcaagaagatgactggcaggcaaaagggatcttggacaaggtcaccgagagtacaaatgatgaaaagacagtgcagaaaagctgagcgtatgtggagaaaaacgaaactagtagtccattataacatctataaagacagtcttcatgcctttaatatggaactaaacactgctagacagactttcttttcaagccttataaacagcaacttaaataatgctcgtacactctttgcaacgatagagagactcacaaacccccccagtcagattcccagtgagctcctctctgaaagcaaatgtaatgagtttgctcatttcttcactgataagattaataatatcagaaaggcaatcagctcatccaatcagccaagttgtgtcgatatcaaacaagctcaaccacaacttaagaaatcagacactatgtctgatttcatggcaattaacagcaaaatcttagaagagactgtgcaagctatgaaaacatcaacctgcagtcttgacacgctccccacatcattcttcaaaacggtgtttacatgtttagaaatggatcttctaaaagtggtaaatgcttcacttctatcagggatttttccaacctcacttaaaactgcagttgttaaacccctcttgaagaagagcaacctggataacaccctattgagcaattacaggccaatctcaaatctccctttcattggcaaaatcattgaaaaagttgtttttaaccaggtcaacaagttcttaaacttcagggggtgtttagacaattttcaatcggggttcagagcacatcacagtacagagagcgctcttataaagataatcaatgatatacgcctaaatacagattcaggtaaaataacagtgctggtattgttggatctcagtgctgcatttgacactgtcgatcacagcatacttctggataggctggaaaactgggtcggactatctggcacggtcctcaaatggtttagatcttacctagaaggtagaggttaccatgtcagtataggtgaccataggtcgaggtggacacccatgacgtgtggagtcccacaaggctcgattctggcacctctcctgttcaacctttacatactccctctaagccaaataatgagaaagaaccaaatctcctaccacagctatgctgatgacactcagatctacctagccttacagcctaatgactacagccccattgacaccctctgccaatgtattgatgaaatgagcaattggatgtgccaaaactttcttcagttaaacaaagagaaaactgaaactattgtgtttggaaacaaagatgaggttctcaaggtaaatgcgtaccttgacactaaaggtcaaacgacaaaaaataaggtcaagaatcttggtgtgactctggagtcagatctgagtttcaacagtcatgtcaaagcagtcagtaaatcagcatactatcatctcaaaaacatagcaagaatcagatgctttgtttctagtgaagatttagaaaaacttgttcatgcttttatcagcagcagggtggattactgtaatggactcctcactggccttcctaaaaagacagtcagacagttgcagctcatccagaatgctgcagccagaattctaaccagaaccagaaaatcagagcacatcacgcctgtcctcaggtctttacactggctgccagttacattcagaatagattttaaagtattattactggtctataaatcactaaatggcctaggacctctatacattacagatatgctcactcaatacaaacctaacagatcactcagatctttaggatcatataaactagaagttccaagagttcagtcaaagcagggtgaatcggcttttagccactacgcccctcgctgctggaatcagcttccagaaatgatcagatgtgctccaacattaggcacattcaaatcaagactgaaaacacatctgtttagctgtgcctttactgaatgagcactgtgctgcgtccgacagattgcactatcatgtttttctcttcttcttcattcttttatatcacattttacctgtttttatgttttgttttgtttttatgcatttttattatttgtttttatttttattttacttgtttcttttattcttgtttatgtaaagcactttgaattgccattgtgtatgaaatgtgctatataaataaacttgccttgccttgccttgccttgcctatatatatatacatatatatatatatatatatatatatatatatatatatatatatatatatatatatatatatatatatatatatatatatatacatatatatatatatatatatatatacatatatatatatacatatatatatacatatatatatacatatatatatacatatatatatatatatatatatatatatatatatatatatatatatatatatatatatatatatatatatatatatatatttatttatttatttattttattttttttttttttttgtcagcaaaCCCCCTTGAGTGTCTTGTGCAAACACTGTAAACTGggtcatttattaataataatgaaagtaaaAACATGCCAAATGTGTGATTATGAGGAAGCCACACAGCTCTATATTTAACATGAAGCTGTCTCACATACGACACTCAAGAGATGTGAGATGTTGATgctaaacaaaaaataatctgCAAAATGCATGGAGAAACCAGCTCTTCTGGCTATTTGTCAgccaataaataataaagtagcaCATGTTGTAATTGTTAAGACTACATCTCCTTATAAATCGACAGATAATCTCTCAGAagtaaaggtacatgagctgtcactggggtgttacttttcaaaaggtacacatttgtacttaaagggtccatattggtacctcaaaagtatatagttgtaaaaaatttaagaggaacatatttgtactttttaggtactattaTGTACCCTTGAGCTATTAATATGGACCTTCTTATAGGtataaatttgtaccttttgaaaaggtaccaccccagtgacagcttgtgtacctttattgtgtaaatatcaagtagttatattttaaatattcaaagaAAAACACATAAATTAAAATTGCATGATGATATATGATAATATATTGCACGGTGAATCACCCTAACAAATTCCTGATGATTTAATGCTTGaaaatttctctttctttctctttagaTACTCTGAAGTAgggtaaaaactaaataataatagttatatatacttatatatccattcatttttcctttggcttagttccttgaTTCATCATGGGacacacccggaggaaacccacgcgaaagcagggcgaaaatgcaaactccacacagaaacgccaactgacccagccaaggctccaatcagtgacccagcgaccttcttgctgtgagaccacagcactacctactgcgccactgtgtcgcccgaCAATTAGTTGATTCTTATTGCATGACAAAAATCACTGGAATTATAAGTAAAGATGATGCTccatatgaatatgaatattttgtaaaattatttactgCAAAGAAATCAAAATTCCTTTTTGATTAGTGATGTACATTGCGAAGAGCTTAATTTAGACACCATAAAtggtgattttctcaatatttagttttCTTTAAAGCCTCAGATTCACAGAAAGTCACATTTTGGCCAAATAATGTCCTACCAACAAACTATAAACGGATGGAaatcttatttattcagctttcaggtaATGTGCAAATCTCACTTTCAAAAAAAGCACATTTGTGATGATGGTTTTGTTCTCCAGGGCTCACGTTTATAtttggtaatactttattttgatggtccatttgagtattagtagactgtctgcttattatTTGTTgaaactgctccttcaacagacatttaactgaccataagaaacttttcaaatacatttaaactTGCAATATATCTTAAATTTACCAaatagacaatcaaaataaagtttgaccatatatatatatatatacacacacacacacacacaatttctttATAATTTACAAGTTATTTATAATCAATTTCTACACCATGTTTGTTTTTCAGTCTACAATATCAAAAACTAAAAAGTAGAAGCAGAATTCATACCTGAAGTCAGTCCACCAGCACAAAGTCAGATGTGAATATGTCCCTGTCTGTCTGTAATATAATGCTTATAACACGCTCATTGTGACACACACAGACTTATAATGACACAACAGGAAGGAAGCAATAGACGCTTCCTGTTAAGCACCAAACAAGTATAATCATTATACCCTAACAATACAGTAGGTGTTGGAGAATACAACAATTCTCAGTGATATCAGTAGTGGGATGCTTTTTGACTGTtataaaatagttaaattttattttaaatgtacccAACccctcatttttttttgttttttcttacctctataaaataaagttgaaaagtattattttagca
This sequence is a window from Danio rerio strain Tuebingen ecotype United States chromosome 16, GRCz12tu, whole genome shotgun sequence. Protein-coding genes within it:
- the si:ch73-90p23.1 gene encoding free fatty acid receptor 3-like isoform X1; this encodes MAWTVHLSNLVLGVYGFTLVTGLPANILAFYTFFQKVRQRSTPMDVLLLSLTISDLVFLFFLPFRMVEAANMKWTLPYFLCPLSGFIFYSTIYNSTFHLTAISVERYLGVAFPIKYKLKRNPRNALIASVVFWIMSMAHCSIVYIMQYHNHSNPNFTDPSTRDTCYEEFSPEQLQILLPVRLELFAVLFCTPFLICCFCYIKFIHILSNLPSINAKKRYRAIGMALGTLLVFIICFMPYNISHVVGYVNRQSPDWRVYALLTSTFNACLDPFIFYFSSSALRGTFKNVLEEVARRLVLPCCRTTLYCPLLNCSSAEEKTQSSTDSTL